DNA sequence from the Methylomonas albis genome:
CAGGCCTGCAAGGTGCCGGTAAAACCACCACAGTGGCAAAATTAGGTCGCCACCTGAAAGAAAAGAAAAAGAAGAAGGTCGGGGTGGTTAGTGTTGACGTTTATCGCCCTGCAGCGATTAAGCAGTTAGAGACATTGGCCGCTGATGTTGGCTTGAAGTTTTTCGAAAGCGATGCCAGCGAAAATCCGGTTGACATAGTTAACAGAGCAATAGATGCGGCAAAGCGTCAGTTTCTGGATGTGGTTATCGTCGACACCGCCGGTCGTTTGCATGTCGACGACGAGATGATGGCGGAGATCAAGGCTTTGCACGCAGCGATCAACCCGATCGAGACTTTGTTTGTGGTCGATAGTATGACCGGCCAAGATGCTGCGAATACCGCCAAGGCTTTTCACGATGCCTTGCCGTTGACCGGCGTGATTCTGACCAAGGCCGATGGCGATGCGCGTGGCGGCGCGGCGCTGTCCATCAGGCATATTACCGGCAAGCCGATCAAGTTTATCGGTGTCGGCGAAAAAACCGATGCCTTGGAACCTTTCTACCCTGATCGTCTGGCCTCGCGTATTCTGGGTATGGGCGATATGCTGTCGTTAATCGAGGATATCGAACAAAATGTCGACAAGAAAAAGGCCGAGCAACTAGCCAAGAAGCTGCAAAAAGGCAAAAGCTTTGATTTGAACGACCTGAAGGAACAGTTGGAACAAATGCAGAATATGGGTGGGCTCGGCGCAATGATGGATAAGTTGCCGGGTATGGGGGGGGTGCCCAAAGATATTAAAGATAAGGTCAACGATAAGGATCTGGCGCATCAAATTGCCGTGATCAATTCGATGACCAAGCAGGAAAGGCGTTTTCCGGATCTAATCAAAGGGGGTCGCAAACAGCGGATCGCCGATGGTTGCGGCCTGGATTTGCAGGCTGTAAATCGTGTTTTGAAGCAGCATCAAATGATGGAAAAAATGATGAAAAAGTTCAGTAAGGGCAATATTGCGAACATGATGCGCGGTCTGAAAAGCAATATGCGCGGCATGAGAATGTGATTGTCGTAATTTGTCCTTCACTTATTGTGAAAATCGCGTAGAATAGTTTGATTAAGTTTTTTGATTCAATGTTTTTTAAGGTATCCAAATGGTAAGCATTCGTTTGTCCAGAGGCGGCGCTAAGAATCGTCCTTTCTATCATGTTGTTGTTACAGACAGCAGAAGCAGTCGCGATGGTCGCTACATTGAGCGCGTAGGTTTCTTCAATCCTCTAGCTCGCGGTGGTGAGCAGAGATTAGTTTTGGACAGCGAACGCGTCCAGTATTGGAAAACCAATGGTGCT
Encoded proteins:
- the ffh gene encoding signal recognition particle protein produces the protein MFDNLSDRLSGTLKKIKGQGRLTESNIQDTMREVRMALLEADVALPVVTDFVDQVTRRALGQEVQTSLTPGQALIKVVQSELVKVMGSANEELNLRTNPPAIVLMAGLQGAGKTTTVAKLGRHLKEKKKKKVGVVSVDVYRPAAIKQLETLAADVGLKFFESDASENPVDIVNRAIDAAKRQFLDVVIVDTAGRLHVDDEMMAEIKALHAAINPIETLFVVDSMTGQDAANTAKAFHDALPLTGVILTKADGDARGGAALSIRHITGKPIKFIGVGEKTDALEPFYPDRLASRILGMGDMLSLIEDIEQNVDKKKAEQLAKKLQKGKSFDLNDLKEQLEQMQNMGGLGAMMDKLPGMGGVPKDIKDKVNDKDLAHQIAVINSMTKQERRFPDLIKGGRKQRIADGCGLDLQAVNRVLKQHQMMEKMMKKFSKGNIANMMRGLKSNMRGMRM
- the rpsP gene encoding 30S ribosomal protein S16, whose amino-acid sequence is MVSIRLSRGGAKNRPFYHVVVTDSRSSRDGRYIERVGFFNPLARGGEQRLVLDSERVQYWKTNGAQPTDRVAKLIKDADKAAA